One Antennarius striatus isolate MH-2024 chromosome 17, ASM4005453v1, whole genome shotgun sequence genomic window carries:
- the stxbp5b gene encoding syntaxin-binding protein 5 isoform X3 yields the protein MKKFNIRKVLDGLTAASSSPATAQSGISKENDAVQETLQSEHFQLCKTVRHGFPYQPSSMAFDPVQKILAIGTQAGALRLFGHAGVECYCQHESGAAVIQLQFLINEGALVSALADDSIHLWNLRQKIPAILHSLKFNRERITYCHLPFQSKWLYIGTERGNIHIVNVESFTLSGYVIMWNKAIELSTKTHPGPVVHISDNPMDEGKLLIGFECGVVVLWDLKCKKADYRYNYDEAIHSVAWHHEGKQFVCSHSDGTLTTWNVRAPAKPGQIITPHGKQPKDGKKPEPCKPILKVEYKTTRAGDPFMILSGGLSYDTVGRRACLTVMHGKSTAVLEMDYPIVDFLTLCETPYPNDFQEPYAVVVLLEKDLVVIDLGQIGYPIFENPYPLTIHESPVTCCEYFADCPAELIPALYSVGSRQKRQGYSKKEWPISGGNWGQGTQSYPEIIITGHADGSIKFWDASALMLQVLYKLKTAKVFERARGKEEKPSADIVEEDPFAIQTLSWCPESRMLCVAGVSAHVIVYRFSKQEITTEDVQLLEVRMQCEFGDGDSPDTGGEQTPTLPTPGVSSSPQESDPPTQPSTGSNSSDGPRDNIPCLQVRSSPLKQSPGYQVELVIQLVWVSGEPPQPITSLAINSSYGLVVFGNSNGLAVVDYLQKTLLLNMATSELYSPSEPYQRQPRSPRKARQPSGALCDSNDGSNTSEDRCKSPTSGSTSPCNSDDERKQKFLEKVKSKSRRFSKTVASDFAKMSRKISSPGEQKLDNDAKDNSFTRSRSSSVTSIDRESREAISAFHFCESFPRKMDSLVSPCLLVGTTQGSVMMVALSLPPSGEQRLQQTVGISSCGTLVDLKGGILTMAILDATGALLPPSYEPWYDPNASEEEREKSRRRRPASPPSSQEGQDSQFAVLCSEKQAKVLALPSQTRIHKHNITETSFVLRADVVQMAGANCIACFCANGHIMTLSLPSLRPLLDMNYLPLTDMRIARTFCFSNVGQALYLTSATEIQRITYSQETCDNLQEMLSELFTPVETPEAPNRGFFKGLFGGGAQSLDREDLFGETTAGKASRSLAQHIPGPGSMEGMKGAASGVVGDLARARVALDERGQKLGELEERTAAMMASAESFSKHAHDMMLKYKDKKWYQL from the exons ATGAAGAAGTTTAACATTAGAAAGGTGCTGGACGGCTTGACAGCGGCTTCCTCCTCCCCTGCGACTGCTCAGTCGGGTATTTCAAAGGAAAACGATGCCGTCCAGGAGACCCTCCAGTCGGAGCATTTCCAGCTTTGTAAG ACTGTGCGTCATGGCTTCCCATATCAACCATCCTCAATGGCTTTTGACCCCGTGCAGAAAATCTTGGCCATCGGGACTCAGGCTGGAGCTCTGAGAct CTTCGGCCATGCTGGTGTGGAGTGCTACTGTCAGCATGAGAGCGGCGCCGCTGTCATCCAGCTCCAGTTCCTGATCAACGAG GGGGCGCTGGTGAGTGCCTTAGCTGATGACAGCATCCACTTGTGGAACCTGAGACAAAAAATCCCAGCCATCTTGCATTCTCTGAAGTTTAACAGGGAGAG GATCACGTATTGCCACCTGCCCTTCCAGAGCAAATGGCTTTACATCGGCACAGAAAGAGGAAACATCCACATCGTCAACGTGGAATCCTTCACTCTCTCAGGCTATGTCATCATGTGGAACAAAGCCATCGAACT ATCCACCAAGACGCACCCAGGGCCGGTGGTGCACATCAGCGATAACCCCATGGACGAAGGAAAG CTTTTGATTGGATTCGAGTGTGGAGTAGTGGTGTTGTGGGATTTGAAGTGCAAAAAAGCTGACTACCGCTACAATTATGATGAG gccaTCCACTCAGTAGCCTGGCACCATGAGGGTAAACAGTTTGTCTGCAGCCATTCTGATGGCACTTTGACCACATGGAATGTCAGAGCTCCTGCCAAGCCAGGACAGATCATCACACCACATG GAAAGCAGCCTAAGGATGGAAAAAAGCCAGAACCATGCAAGCCTATCCTGAAGGTGGAATACAAAACAACAAGGGCTGG AGACCCCTTCATGATCCTGTCTGGAGGTCTGTCTTACGACACAGTGGGGAGGAGAGCCTGTCTGACTGTCATGCATGGGAAGAGTACAGCCGTCCTGGAGATGGACTACCCCATTGTAGATTTCCTAACGCTGTGTGAAACACCTTATCCAAATG ACTTTCAGGAGCCTTATGCCGTGGTGGTCCTCCTTGAGAAGGATTTAGTTGTAATCGACCTCGGACAGATCGG ATATCCAATATTTGAGAATCCGTATCCGCTGACTATTCATGAGTCACCGGTGACCTGCTGCGAATACTTTGCTGACTGTCCTGCTGAACTCATTCCTGCACTTTATTCTGTTGGCAGCAGGCAAAAGAGACAAGgttacagcaagaag gaaTGGCCCATTAGTGGAGGAAACTGGGGTCAAGGCACCCAGAGTTACCCAGAGATTATAATTACAGG ACATGCTGATGGGTCAATTAAATTCTGGGATGCCTCTGCAT TAATGCTTCAAGTGCTGTACAAGCTGAAGACTGCCAAGGTGTTCGAAAGAGCTCGTGGTAAGGAGGAGAAGCCGAGTGCAGATATCGTGGAGGAGGACCCGTTTGCCATTCAGACTTTGTCCTGGTGCCCTGAGAGCAGGATGCTCTGCGTGGCCGGGGTTTCGGCTCATGTCATCGTTTATCGCTTCAGCAAGCAAGAAATCACCACTGAAGACGTGCAG CTGTTGGAGGTGCGGATGCAGTGTGAGTTCGGTGACGGAGACTCCCCTGACACAGGAGGGGAGCAAACCCCCACCTTGCCCACACCGGGAGTGTCCTCCAGCCCCCAGGAGAGCGATCCTCCCACTCAGCCCTCCACAGGCAGCAATTCCTCCGATGGACCCAGGGACAATATACCATGCCTGCA GGTGCGGAGCTCCCCGCTGAAGCAGTCTCCAGGCTACCAGGTGGAGCTGGTTATCCAGCTGGTGTGGGTGAGCGGGGAGCCGCCGCAGCCAATCACCAGCCTGGCTATCAACTCCTCTTACGGCCT tgtggtgTTTGGAAACAGTAACGGCCTGGCTGTGGTGGACTACCTCCAGAAAACTCTGCTCCTTAACATGGCCACATCAGAGCTGTACAGCCCATCTGAACCCTACCAGAGGCAGCCTCGCTCCCCTCGCAAAGCAAGACAGCCCTCTGGAG CACTCTGCGACTCCAACGACGGGTCCAACACCTCAGAGGACCGCTGCAAGTCACCGACTTCAG GATCTACCTCACCTTGCAATTCAGATGATGAGCGAAAGCAGAAGTTCTTAGAGAAGG TGAAGTCCAAAAGTAGACGCTTTTCCAAGACGGTTGCCAGTGACTTTG CCAAGATGTCACGGAAAATTAGTTCACCTGGTGAGCAAAAGCTAGACAATG ATGCCAAGGATAACTCATTCACCCGCTCACGTAGTTCCAGTGTAACCAGCATAGATAGAGAATCTCGAGAGGCCATCTCAGCCTTTCACTTCTGCGAGAGTTTCCCCAGGAAGATGGACAGTCTGGTCAGCCCGTGTCTGTTAGTGGGAACCACACAGGGGTCCGTGATGATGGTCGCCCTTAGCCTGCCCCCCAGCGGCGAACAGAGGCTGCAGCAAACGGTTGGCATCTCCTCATGTG GAACTCTGGTCGACCTCAAAGGAGGCATTCTGACGATGGCTATTTTGGATGCCACCGgagctctgctgccaccttcATATGAACCTTGGTATGATCCAAACGcctcagaggaggagagggagaagagcaggAGGCGCAGGCCGGCCTCCCCTCCTTCTTCTCAGGAGGGTCAAGACTCCCAGTTTGCCGTGTTGTGTTCTGAGAAACAGGCCAAGGTCCTGGCTTTGCCCTCCCAAACACGcatccacaaacacaacatcacagAGACCTCCTTCGTGCTGCGGGCCGATGTCGTGCAGATGGCCGGTGCGAACTGCATTGCCTGTTTCTGCGCCAACGGTCATATCATGACTCTGAG TTTGCCCAGTCTAAGGCCTCTGCTGGATATGAACTACCTACCACTGACAGATATGCGCATAGCCAGAACGTTCTGCTTCTCCAACGTGGGACAGGCTCTGTACCTCACCTCAGCTACTGAGATCCAGAGAATCACCTACAGTCAGGAGACCTGCGATAACCTGCAG GAGATGCTCAGTGAGTTATTTACTCCTGTGGAGACACCGGAGGCTCCCAACAGAGGCTTCTTCAAAGGTCTCTTTGGAGGAGGAGCGCAGTCCCTGGACCGGGAGGACCTCT TTGGCGAAACAACTGCAGGTAAGGCCTCTAGAAGCCTTGCTCAGCACATTCCCGGCCCTGGCAGCATGGAGGGGATGAAGGGCGCAGCGTCCGGGGTGGTGGGAGACCTGGCCCGTGCTCGGGTAGCTCTGGACGAGAGAGGTCAGAAACTGGGTGAGCTGGAGGAAAGAACGGCAGCCATGATGGCCAGTGCGGAATCCTTCTCCAAACACGCTCATGAT ATGATGTTGAAGTACAAAGATAAGAAGTGGTACCAGCTCTGA
- the stxbp5b gene encoding syntaxin-binding protein 5 isoform X1, which produces MKKFNIRKVLDGLTAASSSPATAQSGISKENDAVQETLQSEHFQLCKTVRHGFPYQPSSMAFDPVQKILAIGTQAGALRLFGHAGVECYCQHESGAAVIQLQFLINEGALVSALADDSIHLWNLRQKIPAILHSLKFNRERITYCHLPFQSKWLYIGTERGNIHIVNVESFTLSGYVIMWNKAIELSTKTHPGPVVHISDNPMDEGKLLIGFECGVVVLWDLKCKKADYRYNYDEAIHSVAWHHEGKQFVCSHSDGTLTTWNVRAPAKPGQIITPHGKQPKDGKKPEPCKPILKVEYKTTRAGDPFMILSGGLSYDTVGRRACLTVMHGKSTAVLEMDYPIVDFLTLCETPYPNDFQEPYAVVVLLEKDLVVIDLGQIGYPIFENPYPLTIHESPVTCCEYFADCPAELIPALYSVGSRQKRQGYSKKEWPISGGNWGQGTQSYPEIIITGHADGSIKFWDASALMLQVLYKLKTAKVFERARGKEEKPSADIVEEDPFAIQTLSWCPESRMLCVAGVSAHVIVYRFSKQEITTEDVQLLEVRMQCEFGDGDSPDTGGEQTPTLPTPGVSSSPQESDPPTQPSTGSNSSDGPRDNIPCLQVRSSPLKQSPGYQVELVIQLVWVSGEPPQPITSLAINSSYGLVVFGNSNGLAVVDYLQKTLLLNMATSELYSPSEPYQRQPRSPRKARQPSGALCDSNDGSNTSEDRCKSPTSGSTSPCNSDDERKQKFLEKVKSKSRRFSKTVASDFAKMSRKISSPGEQKLDNAEKPQGWRSLTCPKRVHCGKEGKSKPSSYAKDNSFTRSRSSSVTSIDRESREAISAFHFCESFPRKMDSLVSPCLLVGTTQGSVMMVALSLPPSGEQRLQQTVGISSCGTLVDLKGGILTMAILDATGALLPPSYEPWYDPNASEEEREKSRRRRPASPPSSQEGQDSQFAVLCSEKQAKVLALPSQTRIHKHNITETSFVLRADVVQMAGANCIACFCANGHIMTLSLPSLRPLLDMNYLPLTDMRIARTFCFSNVGQALYLTSATEIQRITYSQETCDNLQEMLSELFTPVETPEAPNRGFFKGLFGGGAQSLDREDLFGETTAGKASRSLAQHIPGPGSMEGMKGAASGVVGDLARARVALDERGQKLGELEERTAAMMASAESFSKHAHDMMLKYKDKKWYQL; this is translated from the exons ATGAAGAAGTTTAACATTAGAAAGGTGCTGGACGGCTTGACAGCGGCTTCCTCCTCCCCTGCGACTGCTCAGTCGGGTATTTCAAAGGAAAACGATGCCGTCCAGGAGACCCTCCAGTCGGAGCATTTCCAGCTTTGTAAG ACTGTGCGTCATGGCTTCCCATATCAACCATCCTCAATGGCTTTTGACCCCGTGCAGAAAATCTTGGCCATCGGGACTCAGGCTGGAGCTCTGAGAct CTTCGGCCATGCTGGTGTGGAGTGCTACTGTCAGCATGAGAGCGGCGCCGCTGTCATCCAGCTCCAGTTCCTGATCAACGAG GGGGCGCTGGTGAGTGCCTTAGCTGATGACAGCATCCACTTGTGGAACCTGAGACAAAAAATCCCAGCCATCTTGCATTCTCTGAAGTTTAACAGGGAGAG GATCACGTATTGCCACCTGCCCTTCCAGAGCAAATGGCTTTACATCGGCACAGAAAGAGGAAACATCCACATCGTCAACGTGGAATCCTTCACTCTCTCAGGCTATGTCATCATGTGGAACAAAGCCATCGAACT ATCCACCAAGACGCACCCAGGGCCGGTGGTGCACATCAGCGATAACCCCATGGACGAAGGAAAG CTTTTGATTGGATTCGAGTGTGGAGTAGTGGTGTTGTGGGATTTGAAGTGCAAAAAAGCTGACTACCGCTACAATTATGATGAG gccaTCCACTCAGTAGCCTGGCACCATGAGGGTAAACAGTTTGTCTGCAGCCATTCTGATGGCACTTTGACCACATGGAATGTCAGAGCTCCTGCCAAGCCAGGACAGATCATCACACCACATG GAAAGCAGCCTAAGGATGGAAAAAAGCCAGAACCATGCAAGCCTATCCTGAAGGTGGAATACAAAACAACAAGGGCTGG AGACCCCTTCATGATCCTGTCTGGAGGTCTGTCTTACGACACAGTGGGGAGGAGAGCCTGTCTGACTGTCATGCATGGGAAGAGTACAGCCGTCCTGGAGATGGACTACCCCATTGTAGATTTCCTAACGCTGTGTGAAACACCTTATCCAAATG ACTTTCAGGAGCCTTATGCCGTGGTGGTCCTCCTTGAGAAGGATTTAGTTGTAATCGACCTCGGACAGATCGG ATATCCAATATTTGAGAATCCGTATCCGCTGACTATTCATGAGTCACCGGTGACCTGCTGCGAATACTTTGCTGACTGTCCTGCTGAACTCATTCCTGCACTTTATTCTGTTGGCAGCAGGCAAAAGAGACAAGgttacagcaagaag gaaTGGCCCATTAGTGGAGGAAACTGGGGTCAAGGCACCCAGAGTTACCCAGAGATTATAATTACAGG ACATGCTGATGGGTCAATTAAATTCTGGGATGCCTCTGCAT TAATGCTTCAAGTGCTGTACAAGCTGAAGACTGCCAAGGTGTTCGAAAGAGCTCGTGGTAAGGAGGAGAAGCCGAGTGCAGATATCGTGGAGGAGGACCCGTTTGCCATTCAGACTTTGTCCTGGTGCCCTGAGAGCAGGATGCTCTGCGTGGCCGGGGTTTCGGCTCATGTCATCGTTTATCGCTTCAGCAAGCAAGAAATCACCACTGAAGACGTGCAG CTGTTGGAGGTGCGGATGCAGTGTGAGTTCGGTGACGGAGACTCCCCTGACACAGGAGGGGAGCAAACCCCCACCTTGCCCACACCGGGAGTGTCCTCCAGCCCCCAGGAGAGCGATCCTCCCACTCAGCCCTCCACAGGCAGCAATTCCTCCGATGGACCCAGGGACAATATACCATGCCTGCA GGTGCGGAGCTCCCCGCTGAAGCAGTCTCCAGGCTACCAGGTGGAGCTGGTTATCCAGCTGGTGTGGGTGAGCGGGGAGCCGCCGCAGCCAATCACCAGCCTGGCTATCAACTCCTCTTACGGCCT tgtggtgTTTGGAAACAGTAACGGCCTGGCTGTGGTGGACTACCTCCAGAAAACTCTGCTCCTTAACATGGCCACATCAGAGCTGTACAGCCCATCTGAACCCTACCAGAGGCAGCCTCGCTCCCCTCGCAAAGCAAGACAGCCCTCTGGAG CACTCTGCGACTCCAACGACGGGTCCAACACCTCAGAGGACCGCTGCAAGTCACCGACTTCAG GATCTACCTCACCTTGCAATTCAGATGATGAGCGAAAGCAGAAGTTCTTAGAGAAGG TGAAGTCCAAAAGTAGACGCTTTTCCAAGACGGTTGCCAGTGACTTTG CCAAGATGTCACGGAAAATTAGTTCACCTGGTGAGCAAAAGCTAGACAATG CGGAGAAACCTCAGGGATGGCGTTCTCTCACGTGTCCGAAACGCGTTCATTGTGGGAAGGAAGGAAAGTCCAAACCCAGCTCCT ATGCCAAGGATAACTCATTCACCCGCTCACGTAGTTCCAGTGTAACCAGCATAGATAGAGAATCTCGAGAGGCCATCTCAGCCTTTCACTTCTGCGAGAGTTTCCCCAGGAAGATGGACAGTCTGGTCAGCCCGTGTCTGTTAGTGGGAACCACACAGGGGTCCGTGATGATGGTCGCCCTTAGCCTGCCCCCCAGCGGCGAACAGAGGCTGCAGCAAACGGTTGGCATCTCCTCATGTG GAACTCTGGTCGACCTCAAAGGAGGCATTCTGACGATGGCTATTTTGGATGCCACCGgagctctgctgccaccttcATATGAACCTTGGTATGATCCAAACGcctcagaggaggagagggagaagagcaggAGGCGCAGGCCGGCCTCCCCTCCTTCTTCTCAGGAGGGTCAAGACTCCCAGTTTGCCGTGTTGTGTTCTGAGAAACAGGCCAAGGTCCTGGCTTTGCCCTCCCAAACACGcatccacaaacacaacatcacagAGACCTCCTTCGTGCTGCGGGCCGATGTCGTGCAGATGGCCGGTGCGAACTGCATTGCCTGTTTCTGCGCCAACGGTCATATCATGACTCTGAG TTTGCCCAGTCTAAGGCCTCTGCTGGATATGAACTACCTACCACTGACAGATATGCGCATAGCCAGAACGTTCTGCTTCTCCAACGTGGGACAGGCTCTGTACCTCACCTCAGCTACTGAGATCCAGAGAATCACCTACAGTCAGGAGACCTGCGATAACCTGCAG GAGATGCTCAGTGAGTTATTTACTCCTGTGGAGACACCGGAGGCTCCCAACAGAGGCTTCTTCAAAGGTCTCTTTGGAGGAGGAGCGCAGTCCCTGGACCGGGAGGACCTCT TTGGCGAAACAACTGCAGGTAAGGCCTCTAGAAGCCTTGCTCAGCACATTCCCGGCCCTGGCAGCATGGAGGGGATGAAGGGCGCAGCGTCCGGGGTGGTGGGAGACCTGGCCCGTGCTCGGGTAGCTCTGGACGAGAGAGGTCAGAAACTGGGTGAGCTGGAGGAAAGAACGGCAGCCATGATGGCCAGTGCGGAATCCTTCTCCAAACACGCTCATGAT ATGATGTTGAAGTACAAAGATAAGAAGTGGTACCAGCTCTGA
- the stxbp5b gene encoding syntaxin-binding protein 5 isoform X5 has translation MKKFNIRKVLDGLTAASSSPATAQSGISKENDAVQETLQSEHFQLCKTVRHGFPYQPSSMAFDPVQKILAIGTQAGALRLFGHAGVECYCQHESGAAVIQLQFLINEGALVSALADDSIHLWNLRQKIPAILHSLKFNRERITYCHLPFQSKWLYIGTERGNIHIVNVESFTLSGYVIMWNKAIELSTKTHPGPVVHISDNPMDEGKLLIGFECGVVVLWDLKCKKADYRYNYDEAIHSVAWHHEGKQFVCSHSDGTLTTWNVRAPAKPGQIITPHGKQPKDGKKPEPCKPILKVEYKTTRAGDPFMILSGGLSYDTVGRRACLTVMHGKSTAVLEMDYPIVDFLTLCETPYPNDFQEPYAVVVLLEKDLVVIDLGQIGYPIFENPYPLTIHESPVTCCEYFADCPAELIPALYSVGSRQKRQGYSKKEWPISGGNWGQGTQSYPEIIITGHADGSIKFWDASALMLQVLYKLKTAKVFERARGKEEKPSADIVEEDPFAIQTLSWCPESRMLCVAGVSAHVIVYRFSKQEITTEDVQLLEVRMQCEFGDGDSPDTGGEQTPTLPTPGVSSSPQESDPPTQPSTGSNSSDGPRDNIPCLQVRSSPLKQSPGYQVELVIQLVWVSGEPPQPITSLAINSSYGLVVFGNSNGLAVVDYLQKTLLLNMATSELYSPSEPYQRQPRSPRKARQPSGALCDSNDGSNTSEDRCKSPTSGSTSPCNSDDERKQKFLEKVKSKSRRFSKTVASDFDAKDNSFTRSRSSSVTSIDRESREAISAFHFCESFPRKMDSLVSPCLLVGTTQGSVMMVALSLPPSGEQRLQQTVGISSCGTLVDLKGGILTMAILDATGALLPPSYEPWYDPNASEEEREKSRRRRPASPPSSQEGQDSQFAVLCSEKQAKVLALPSQTRIHKHNITETSFVLRADVVQMAGANCIACFCANGHIMTLSLPSLRPLLDMNYLPLTDMRIARTFCFSNVGQALYLTSATEIQRITYSQETCDNLQEMLSELFTPVETPEAPNRGFFKGLFGGGAQSLDREDLFGETTAGKASRSLAQHIPGPGSMEGMKGAASGVVGDLARARVALDERGQKLGELEERTAAMMASAESFSKHAHDMMLKYKDKKWYQL, from the exons ATGAAGAAGTTTAACATTAGAAAGGTGCTGGACGGCTTGACAGCGGCTTCCTCCTCCCCTGCGACTGCTCAGTCGGGTATTTCAAAGGAAAACGATGCCGTCCAGGAGACCCTCCAGTCGGAGCATTTCCAGCTTTGTAAG ACTGTGCGTCATGGCTTCCCATATCAACCATCCTCAATGGCTTTTGACCCCGTGCAGAAAATCTTGGCCATCGGGACTCAGGCTGGAGCTCTGAGAct CTTCGGCCATGCTGGTGTGGAGTGCTACTGTCAGCATGAGAGCGGCGCCGCTGTCATCCAGCTCCAGTTCCTGATCAACGAG GGGGCGCTGGTGAGTGCCTTAGCTGATGACAGCATCCACTTGTGGAACCTGAGACAAAAAATCCCAGCCATCTTGCATTCTCTGAAGTTTAACAGGGAGAG GATCACGTATTGCCACCTGCCCTTCCAGAGCAAATGGCTTTACATCGGCACAGAAAGAGGAAACATCCACATCGTCAACGTGGAATCCTTCACTCTCTCAGGCTATGTCATCATGTGGAACAAAGCCATCGAACT ATCCACCAAGACGCACCCAGGGCCGGTGGTGCACATCAGCGATAACCCCATGGACGAAGGAAAG CTTTTGATTGGATTCGAGTGTGGAGTAGTGGTGTTGTGGGATTTGAAGTGCAAAAAAGCTGACTACCGCTACAATTATGATGAG gccaTCCACTCAGTAGCCTGGCACCATGAGGGTAAACAGTTTGTCTGCAGCCATTCTGATGGCACTTTGACCACATGGAATGTCAGAGCTCCTGCCAAGCCAGGACAGATCATCACACCACATG GAAAGCAGCCTAAGGATGGAAAAAAGCCAGAACCATGCAAGCCTATCCTGAAGGTGGAATACAAAACAACAAGGGCTGG AGACCCCTTCATGATCCTGTCTGGAGGTCTGTCTTACGACACAGTGGGGAGGAGAGCCTGTCTGACTGTCATGCATGGGAAGAGTACAGCCGTCCTGGAGATGGACTACCCCATTGTAGATTTCCTAACGCTGTGTGAAACACCTTATCCAAATG ACTTTCAGGAGCCTTATGCCGTGGTGGTCCTCCTTGAGAAGGATTTAGTTGTAATCGACCTCGGACAGATCGG ATATCCAATATTTGAGAATCCGTATCCGCTGACTATTCATGAGTCACCGGTGACCTGCTGCGAATACTTTGCTGACTGTCCTGCTGAACTCATTCCTGCACTTTATTCTGTTGGCAGCAGGCAAAAGAGACAAGgttacagcaagaag gaaTGGCCCATTAGTGGAGGAAACTGGGGTCAAGGCACCCAGAGTTACCCAGAGATTATAATTACAGG ACATGCTGATGGGTCAATTAAATTCTGGGATGCCTCTGCAT TAATGCTTCAAGTGCTGTACAAGCTGAAGACTGCCAAGGTGTTCGAAAGAGCTCGTGGTAAGGAGGAGAAGCCGAGTGCAGATATCGTGGAGGAGGACCCGTTTGCCATTCAGACTTTGTCCTGGTGCCCTGAGAGCAGGATGCTCTGCGTGGCCGGGGTTTCGGCTCATGTCATCGTTTATCGCTTCAGCAAGCAAGAAATCACCACTGAAGACGTGCAG CTGTTGGAGGTGCGGATGCAGTGTGAGTTCGGTGACGGAGACTCCCCTGACACAGGAGGGGAGCAAACCCCCACCTTGCCCACACCGGGAGTGTCCTCCAGCCCCCAGGAGAGCGATCCTCCCACTCAGCCCTCCACAGGCAGCAATTCCTCCGATGGACCCAGGGACAATATACCATGCCTGCA GGTGCGGAGCTCCCCGCTGAAGCAGTCTCCAGGCTACCAGGTGGAGCTGGTTATCCAGCTGGTGTGGGTGAGCGGGGAGCCGCCGCAGCCAATCACCAGCCTGGCTATCAACTCCTCTTACGGCCT tgtggtgTTTGGAAACAGTAACGGCCTGGCTGTGGTGGACTACCTCCAGAAAACTCTGCTCCTTAACATGGCCACATCAGAGCTGTACAGCCCATCTGAACCCTACCAGAGGCAGCCTCGCTCCCCTCGCAAAGCAAGACAGCCCTCTGGAG CACTCTGCGACTCCAACGACGGGTCCAACACCTCAGAGGACCGCTGCAAGTCACCGACTTCAG GATCTACCTCACCTTGCAATTCAGATGATGAGCGAAAGCAGAAGTTCTTAGAGAAGG TGAAGTCCAAAAGTAGACGCTTTTCCAAGACGGTTGCCAGTGACTTTG ATGCCAAGGATAACTCATTCACCCGCTCACGTAGTTCCAGTGTAACCAGCATAGATAGAGAATCTCGAGAGGCCATCTCAGCCTTTCACTTCTGCGAGAGTTTCCCCAGGAAGATGGACAGTCTGGTCAGCCCGTGTCTGTTAGTGGGAACCACACAGGGGTCCGTGATGATGGTCGCCCTTAGCCTGCCCCCCAGCGGCGAACAGAGGCTGCAGCAAACGGTTGGCATCTCCTCATGTG GAACTCTGGTCGACCTCAAAGGAGGCATTCTGACGATGGCTATTTTGGATGCCACCGgagctctgctgccaccttcATATGAACCTTGGTATGATCCAAACGcctcagaggaggagagggagaagagcaggAGGCGCAGGCCGGCCTCCCCTCCTTCTTCTCAGGAGGGTCAAGACTCCCAGTTTGCCGTGTTGTGTTCTGAGAAACAGGCCAAGGTCCTGGCTTTGCCCTCCCAAACACGcatccacaaacacaacatcacagAGACCTCCTTCGTGCTGCGGGCCGATGTCGTGCAGATGGCCGGTGCGAACTGCATTGCCTGTTTCTGCGCCAACGGTCATATCATGACTCTGAG TTTGCCCAGTCTAAGGCCTCTGCTGGATATGAACTACCTACCACTGACAGATATGCGCATAGCCAGAACGTTCTGCTTCTCCAACGTGGGACAGGCTCTGTACCTCACCTCAGCTACTGAGATCCAGAGAATCACCTACAGTCAGGAGACCTGCGATAACCTGCAG GAGATGCTCAGTGAGTTATTTACTCCTGTGGAGACACCGGAGGCTCCCAACAGAGGCTTCTTCAAAGGTCTCTTTGGAGGAGGAGCGCAGTCCCTGGACCGGGAGGACCTCT TTGGCGAAACAACTGCAGGTAAGGCCTCTAGAAGCCTTGCTCAGCACATTCCCGGCCCTGGCAGCATGGAGGGGATGAAGGGCGCAGCGTCCGGGGTGGTGGGAGACCTGGCCCGTGCTCGGGTAGCTCTGGACGAGAGAGGTCAGAAACTGGGTGAGCTGGAGGAAAGAACGGCAGCCATGATGGCCAGTGCGGAATCCTTCTCCAAACACGCTCATGAT ATGATGTTGAAGTACAAAGATAAGAAGTGGTACCAGCTCTGA